The following nucleotide sequence is from Roseivirga sp. BDSF3-8.
TGTTCTCATTTGCCCGGCTTACTTTATAACCTACAGGGCGCGCCTTGTTGTTATAAATAGTAAGTGAGATGGCATAAAAAATGTGCAGAAGAATACCCGCATATAAAACGTAGCGGATAACCTGAACCAACTGGTTCGTGGTCATAAATTCTGCGTATTCGTTAAATGCCTTTCCTCCGTCGGATTTGAGCAACAGAAAGTTACCGGAAAGGTGCCCGACAAGGAAAATTATCAGGAACAAACCCGACAGGGACATTACTACCTTTTTACCTATCGAACTTGTTAGTGTTTGTGCAAACCAACTCATACGTGTATGTATGTTAATTTTTTGCTGTAAAATATAAGAGTCGGCCAAAATTAGTGTCGGAACCCTTAGTAAACAATCGAACGGAACTATTTTAAAAGATTCTAAATAGGGAAGGCATATAGGGAACTGCAATCGTTTTAAAGTGTCCCCCGGCGCAATCCCGGATTGAGCGCCACAGGATGGTAGTTATTGTTTGAACGAGAGGTTATAGTATCTGGTTTGGTAATTTTCAAATTTTTTTGAAAGAACTTAAAAGTCTGATATTCAGAAGTAAGTTTTTATAAAATATTCTGCGGGTATGACCCGATATAAATTGTCGTATTTTTAAACAAAGACCTTCGGCGGGTTACCAGGCCCTATTCAGTTGGTATTTGCTGCAGAAAAATGTGTACTTTCGTATATTGGAAGACGGATATTATCGTTTAAAAAGCGGCTTCCGTCAGGCTGGGATAAAGGTACCTTTTTTCCTGATTGCTCGTTTAAAACAGAAACAAGCAACAGCAAACCGGAGGCTTTTCGGACTTTTTAGTGGTTTGAGCATGAGTAAACTATCTGTACGATTCCTGTTTTTCTTAGGCATATTCATTTTCGGGGTGGTAGGTGCTACCCTCGCTACCCATATCAGAGCAGGTGAGATTACTGCTGTAAGAGACCTGTCTTCTCCGGGTACACTCAAATATAATTTCGTACTTACCGGCTATACTGATACAGGTTCTACTGTGGAGTTTGGAGGTGGTGAGATTGATTTTGGTGATGGCACAGTCATTCAATTGACTACTACAGAGTTTGCTGTAAAGGAAGCATTGGGTAATCAGATAGAGCTCACCATTTTTGAGTTTGATCATACCTTTCAGGCTGCAGGTACCTATACCATTCGTTTCCGCGAGTTCAACCGAAACGAAGGGGTGGTAAATATGGACAATTCCGTAAACACCCCTTTTTATATTGAGACCCAACTGGTGATTGATCCCTTCTTCGGTATTAATAATTCGCCTGTTCTAGATAATCCTCCTATAGATGATGCAGCCGTTGGCGTTCTGTTTACGCACAACCCCGGCGCCTACGATATAGATGGCGATAGCCTCGCCTACCGCCTCGTGGTATGTAAGCAAGACGTAAACACGCCTGTAGCAAATTACCGTTTTCCTAACAACCCCGAATTTGGCGGTACCCGCGAAGATGGCGGCACTCCCACAACCTTTACGCTGGATCCGGTAACGGGTACCCTGGAGTGGAATGCTCCCGGCACTCCCGGCGAGTATAACCTAGCCTTTATAGTAGAAGAGTGGCGAAATATAGACGGACAATGGTACCGGCTGGGGTACGTCACGCGTGACATGCAGGTAGATGTAGTGGAAACGGACAACAACCGCCCTGAGCTGATCATCCCTCCCGACACATGCGTTACGGCCGGCACTTTTCTGCAAGACATACCCTTCATAGGAATAGACCCCGACGGCGATCGTGTGCTTATGTCCAGCAGTGGGGGAGTATACAATATTATTAACTCTCCGGCCTATTATATCCTGGAACCCGATGGGCCACAGGAGAGTCCGGATACCCTTTATTTCAACTGGCAAACAAATTGCGATCACGTCCGTGAACGTCCTTACCAGGTGCTGGTAAAGGTAGAGGATAACCCTGGTTCGGGTGAAGGCACCAGCCTGGCTACTTTCGAAACATGGAATGTGACCGTCGTGGGCCCGGCGCCGGAAGGCATTACGGCCCAGGTGGCCAATGACCGGAGCGTGGAACTTAACTGGGATGATTATACATGCGATAATGCCATACGCATGCAGGTATGGCGCCGTGTGGGACCTTTTGACGTAACTCCGGACAATTGTGATACAGGTATTCCCGATGGAAGTGGCTATGAACTCATAGACGAAGTAGACATTGGCTCCACCAGCTACCTTGATGACGGTGGGGGAGAGGGCCTTGCTCCCGGGTCCATTTATTGTTACCGCATTGTAGCCGTATTCCCTCAGCCAAAGGGAGGAGAGAGTTACGCCTCTGTTGAAGTTTGTGTGGAAATTAAAGCAGAAGCCCCGGTCATTCTTAATGCAGATATTCAAAATACCGGTACTACGGACGGGGAAGTTTATGTCCGCTGGACAGCCCCCTTTGACCTTGATCCGGTAAACTTCCCTCCGCCCTATCGCTATGTGGTAGAACGCGGGCAGAGGATTGACGCAGAGCCTGGCCAGGAAGTATTCACTACTGAGAGCAGTGATCCTGTAATTGATTTTGTGGACACAGGGCTTAACACCGAAGAACAGATTTACACCTACCGTGTATTACTCACCGCAAGTCAGGCAAATGGAGGAACACCCATAGATACGTCAGCTACTGCCTCCACGGTGAGAGCCGATATTCGCGCCTCCATGAGGGAACTTACCCTTCTCTGGGATGCCGAAGTGCCCTGGAGCCTGATTACCAATGACTATCCTACCCATGATGTATATAGAAATAATGTTGATCCGGCAGATCCGGATGCGTTCATCATGTATTCATCGGTTAATGTAACCTCCGAAGGCCTTATTTTTACAGATGATGGCAGCATGATCAATGAGCCATTGGACGATGATACAGAGTATTGCTACTTTGTAACCACCCGCGGGTCGTATGGTACGGATGCACTGGATCCTTATGATCCGCTCATTAACCGTTCTCAGATCATATGTGCGGTGCCTAACGATACAGTGCCGCCCTGTCCGCCTGTGGCTCTTACCATTCCTAACGCCAATACCCCTGAGTCATGTGAGAACTTTCTCCTGGATAAGCCCTGTGATTTCAATGACTTTCAGAATACCATTACCTGGTCCCGCCAGCTAGGTAATGCCTGTGATGAGGACGTAGTACGCTATGAGGTATACTTCAGCCCTGACGGCAGTGATGATAATTACGACTTCCTGTCACTTACCACCGATACCATATTTGTTCATCGTGGGCTGTCATCCTTTGCGGGCTGCTACCGTATACGTGCCATAGACCGTTCCGGTGAAGTGAGTGGTTTCAGTGACCCAGTGTGTAATGACAATTGCCCCAGTTTCGAACTGCCTAACGTGATTACCCTGAATGGTGATAGTTTCAATGACTTATTTCAGCCATTTAACGGAATGAGTGAAGATGGCACCTATCGTTGTCCCCGTTTTGTGCGCCGTGTTCAGTTACAGGTGGTAAATCGCTGGGGTAAGGAAGTGTACTCATTTGATTCTAACGATAGCGAGAACTCCATCTTTATAAATTGGGACGGCCGTATGAATAATGGAGATGACGTCAGCACCGGAGTTTATTACTACGAAGCAGAAGTAGAGTATGACGTGCTGGACCCCAGCCAGGCCACTCAGACCCTGAAAGGATGGATACAGATATTCCGGTAAATCAACCGGATCATGCACACGCCCTCAGCAAAGATATTGTCCTTTTTGACGGCGTGTGTAATCTGTGCCACGGAGCGGTCAACTTCATAATTGACCGTGACCCTGCTGGCCGCTACCATTTTGCCTCCCTTCAAAGCGAACCCGGCAGGGAGCTTCTTCAGAAGTATGATGTAGATCCTGATAAGATTGATAGTGTGGTACTTGTGAGGGCTGATATGGTCTTCACAAAAAGCCGGGCAGCCCTGGAGATTTCCCGTTACCTTCGTGGCCCGTGGCCCCTTCTGTATGTATTTAAAATAGTACCCTCTTTCATAGCCGATGCTATTTATGACCTGGTTGCACGAAACCGGTATAAGTGGTTTGGTAAACAGGACCAGTGCCGCATGCCCGATGCGGCCCTCAGAAGGCGATTTATTGCCTGAAACAACCCGCCCCTCCTAACGCTTGTATTGTAGTAACTTAAACCATTATCTTCACGCGGTTTTTAAATACGCAACATAATAACCACGATCATGAAAAAGGCCTACATTTTTCCCGGCCAGGGAAGTCAGTACCAGGGTATGGGTAAAGCACTGTATGAAAGCAATCCCCGTGCAAAAGAACTTTTTGATAAGGCAGACGAGATTCTCGGGTTTTCCATCAAAGAGGTGATGTTTACCGGTTCTGATGAAGATCTGAAGCAGACCAACGTTACCCAGCCTGCTATCTTTCTACACAGTGTGGCTATTGCGGAAACCACAGAAAACTTTGCCCCTGATATGGTGGCAGGTCACTCTCTGGGTGAGATTAGTGCCCTGGTCGCTGCTAAGGCAATCTCATTTGAAGATGGACTTAAGCTGGTAGCCCAGCGGGCAAACGCCATGCAAAAGGCTTGCGAGGCTAACCCCTCCACCATGGCGGCTATTCTGGCCCTTACAGATGATCAGGTTAAGGAAATATGTGCCGGAATTGATGATACTGTAGTCGCGGCCAACTTCAACTCACCCGGGCAGGTAGTTATATCAGGTACCCACCGCGGTATAGAGGAGGCTTGCGAAAAAGCTAAAGCCGAAGGTGCCAGACGCGCCATGGTGCTCAAGGTAGGTGGTGCTTTCCACAGCCCTTTGATGGAGCCGGCTCGTGAGGAACTGGAAAAAGCTATTCGCGAAACCACCTTCAAAGAGCCCATTTGCCCCGTATATCAAAATGTAGATGCGCGCCCCCATACTGAGGTAGAGACCATTAAGAGCAATCTTATTGCCCAGTTAACAGCTCCTGTCCGGTGGACACAAACAGTAGAGCATATGCACAATGACGGCGCATCCGAATTTATCGAATGTGGTCCTGGTAAAGTGCTGCGCGGGCTGGTAAAGAAGATTGTGAAGGATGCAGAACTTTCGGGGTTAGATACAGAGGCCTGAGCAGGCTAATTGAATGCTACCAGGCCTGTGAAGCCTCAGCCCTGCAGGCCTGGTTTTATACTCATCACAAATGGGGCCATACCCTTAACTTGTCAGGACATACATTCAGCATCTGCTCTTGCGTGAGCCCTGAAAAAGGGTGGGCCTGTGCCCCGGCAAGTTCAGCCAGGGGCACAAGCGTAAATCTGCGATTGGCAATTTCCGGATGTGGAACTACCAGGCTTTCACTTTTATATATGAGGTCATTGTAATAAAGGATATCCATATCAATAAGCCGCTCCCCCCATTTCACATGCCTGATACGGCCCATTTCTTCCTCCGATGCCAGTAACAGGGTCAGCAGTTCTTCAGGAAGCAGAGAGGTTTCTACTTTTAACACTTGGTTAAGAAAGGCTGGCTGCTCCGAAATTCCCCACGGCTCAGTCTCATACACTTTTGAAGATTCTACAATTTCGCAGCCTCCGCCCTGCAGAAGGTTTGCAGCAAGCCGGAGGTTGGATAACCGGTTTCCCAGGTTGCTCCCTAACAAAAGAAATATTCCATTCATCAGGTGCAAAATTCGTCCCTAACAAAACAATTTCCTATTAGCAGACCTCCTTATTACTTTAGTATGGCAAATTAGCTAACGATATATGAAAACTTTCTTTAAAGTAGTTTTGGGCTGTCTGGTGGCCCTTTTCGTTTTCGTCATCTTCTGGATTTTTCTCTTTTCAGCACTAGTGGCGGGTAGCGAAGATACTATTACGGTGGCAGATAACTCCGTTCTTTACCTCAAGCTGGATGGTCCTCTCAAGGAAAGAGTGCCCGACATGCCTTTTGACCCAAGTGACATATTCGGTGGGCCTACTCCCATAGGCCTTGTGGATATGGTAGAGGCCATAGACCATGCCCGTGAGGACGACAATATTAAAGGTATATATATAGAGCCCGGTATCTTTACTGCCGGATATGGTCATCTCAAAGAAATACGTGATGCCCTCATTGAATTTAAAGAAAGTGGAAAGTTCGTATTAGCATACTCTGAGTTCTTCACCGAAAGCAGCTACTACCTATGCTCTGCAGCAGACGAGGTATATATCATGCCCGAAGGGTTTTTTGAGCTGAATGGTCTTTCGTCAGAGGTAACCTTTATTAAAGGTACCCTGGAAAAGTTAAACGTAGAGCCGGAAATCTTCAGAGTAGGAGAATACAAAGGCGCTGTGGAGACCTTTTTGCGTAAAGATTTGAGCCAGGAGAACAGGGAGCAGATAGAAAGTTACCTCAACAGTATATACGATACCTACCTGGAAGAAGTAAGTGCCAGCCGCGGAATAGAAACGTCCAGGTTGCGTACCATTTCAGACTCCATGCTGGTGCGTAAAAACCAGGATGCAGTGGATATGAAACTACTCACCGGCCTTGCTTATTCCAGTGAAGTTCAGAATATGCTCAAGGAAAAGACCGGTATAGAAGCGGATGATGAGCTGGAGCTTATCGAGCATGATGACTACCGCTCAAGCTTCAGGACTGATGGTGACTTCAGTACCCGTATTGCCGTGATAGTGGCTGATGGCGACATCGTAAGTGGCGAGAGCTCTGATGGTATGGTCGGCTCTTTCACTATCGCTGAAGAACTACGTAAGGCGCGCGAAAATGACCGTGTAAAAGCAGTGGTAATCCGTATCAACTCACCCGGTGGCAGCGCCCTGGCGTCTGACGTTATGTGGAATGAAGTGCGCCTCACAGCTGCAGAGAAACCCGTAATCGCCTCCATGAGTAATGTAGCTGCTTCCGGTGGTTACTACCTGGCCATGGCTGCCGATACCATTATGGCCCAGCCAAATACCGTTACCGGTTCAATTGGTATTTTCCTCCTCCGTTTCAATGCCCAGGGACTGCTAAATGAGCATCTCGGTGTGACCACAGACGTAGTCAATACAGGCAGGTATTCGGATATCCTTACTATGAGCCGCCCCCTTTCCGAGCAGGAAAGAGAGATCATCCAAAAGCAGGTTAATGAAGGCTACCAGACCTTTATCAGCAAAGCAGCAGAGGGACGGAATATGAATTTGAGCCAGATGAAAGAATTGGCCGCAGGACGCGTATGGTCCGGTAGCGAAGCCTTAGAGCGTGGTTTGATAGACAAACTGGGGGGATTGCAGGACGCCATTTCAGTAGCTGCCTCCTCTGCCGGACTGGAAGATGGTGACTACAGCGTGCGCTATTACCCCGAAGAAAAAGACTTCTTTACCAAGCTGGCAGAAGGCTTTAACTCTAAAACGGAAGAGCGTATTGCCCGCCAGCAACTTGGCGAGTATTACCAATACCTGAAGCTCATGAAAAAGCTGAACTCCTACCAGGGTATGCAGGCAAGGATGCCGTTTGAGATGCAGGTAAAATAATTCATTCCAACAGGAAATAAGTTTAAGCGGGGTAGTATTGAACTGCTCCGCTTTTTTTTATAAATACTCACCCAGAAAATATGGAAAATATCACTGGACCGTATCAATATGGAACAGTTTGTGCTTTCTTTAATTATCAGATAATGAAAATTAAGACTATGAATACCAAACGCATATTTTTTCTGGGGCTGATGCTCACATTTTTCTTCAGCTCCTGCCAGAATG
It contains:
- a CDS encoding gliding motility-associated C-terminal domain-containing protein, whose amino-acid sequence is MSKLSVRFLFFLGIFIFGVVGATLATHIRAGEITAVRDLSSPGTLKYNFVLTGYTDTGSTVEFGGGEIDFGDGTVIQLTTTEFAVKEALGNQIELTIFEFDHTFQAAGTYTIRFREFNRNEGVVNMDNSVNTPFYIETQLVIDPFFGINNSPVLDNPPIDDAAVGVLFTHNPGAYDIDGDSLAYRLVVCKQDVNTPVANYRFPNNPEFGGTREDGGTPTTFTLDPVTGTLEWNAPGTPGEYNLAFIVEEWRNIDGQWYRLGYVTRDMQVDVVETDNNRPELIIPPDTCVTAGTFLQDIPFIGIDPDGDRVLMSSSGGVYNIINSPAYYILEPDGPQESPDTLYFNWQTNCDHVRERPYQVLVKVEDNPGSGEGTSLATFETWNVTVVGPAPEGITAQVANDRSVELNWDDYTCDNAIRMQVWRRVGPFDVTPDNCDTGIPDGSGYELIDEVDIGSTSYLDDGGGEGLAPGSIYCYRIVAVFPQPKGGESYASVEVCVEIKAEAPVILNADIQNTGTTDGEVYVRWTAPFDLDPVNFPPPYRYVVERGQRIDAEPGQEVFTTESSDPVIDFVDTGLNTEEQIYTYRVLLTASQANGGTPIDTSATASTVRADIRASMRELTLLWDAEVPWSLITNDYPTHDVYRNNVDPADPDAFIMYSSVNVTSEGLIFTDDGSMINEPLDDDTEYCYFVTTRGSYGTDALDPYDPLINRSQIICAVPNDTVPPCPPVALTIPNANTPESCENFLLDKPCDFNDFQNTITWSRQLGNACDEDVVRYEVYFSPDGSDDNYDFLSLTTDTIFVHRGLSSFAGCYRIRAIDRSGEVSGFSDPVCNDNCPSFELPNVITLNGDSFNDLFQPFNGMSEDGTYRCPRFVRRVQLQVVNRWGKEVYSFDSNDSENSIFINWDGRMNNGDDVSTGVYYYEAEVEYDVLDPSQATQTLKGWIQIFR
- a CDS encoding thiol-disulfide oxidoreductase DCC family protein, encoding MDTDIPVNQPDHAHALSKDIVLFDGVCNLCHGAVNFIIDRDPAGRYHFASLQSEPGRELLQKYDVDPDKIDSVVLVRADMVFTKSRAALEISRYLRGPWPLLYVFKIVPSFIADAIYDLVARNRYKWFGKQDQCRMPDAALRRRFIA
- the fabD gene encoding ACP S-malonyltransferase — encoded protein: MKKAYIFPGQGSQYQGMGKALYESNPRAKELFDKADEILGFSIKEVMFTGSDEDLKQTNVTQPAIFLHSVAIAETTENFAPDMVAGHSLGEISALVAAKAISFEDGLKLVAQRANAMQKACEANPSTMAAILALTDDQVKEICAGIDDTVVAANFNSPGQVVISGTHRGIEEACEKAKAEGARRAMVLKVGGAFHSPLMEPAREELEKAIRETTFKEPICPVYQNVDARPHTEVETIKSNLIAQLTAPVRWTQTVEHMHNDGASEFIECGPGKVLRGLVKKIVKDAELSGLDTEA
- the folK gene encoding 2-amino-4-hydroxy-6-hydroxymethyldihydropteridine diphosphokinase, with the protein product MNGIFLLLGSNLGNRLSNLRLAANLLQGGGCEIVESSKVYETEPWGISEQPAFLNQVLKVETSLLPEELLTLLLASEEEMGRIRHVKWGERLIDMDILYYNDLIYKSESLVVPHPEIANRRFTLVPLAELAGAQAHPFSGLTQEQMLNVCPDKLRVWPHL
- the sppA gene encoding signal peptide peptidase SppA — encoded protein: MKTFFKVVLGCLVALFVFVIFWIFLFSALVAGSEDTITVADNSVLYLKLDGPLKERVPDMPFDPSDIFGGPTPIGLVDMVEAIDHAREDDNIKGIYIEPGIFTAGYGHLKEIRDALIEFKESGKFVLAYSEFFTESSYYLCSAADEVYIMPEGFFELNGLSSEVTFIKGTLEKLNVEPEIFRVGEYKGAVETFLRKDLSQENREQIESYLNSIYDTYLEEVSASRGIETSRLRTISDSMLVRKNQDAVDMKLLTGLAYSSEVQNMLKEKTGIEADDELELIEHDDYRSSFRTDGDFSTRIAVIVADGDIVSGESSDGMVGSFTIAEELRKARENDRVKAVVIRINSPGGSALASDVMWNEVRLTAAEKPVIASMSNVAASGGYYLAMAADTIMAQPNTVTGSIGIFLLRFNAQGLLNEHLGVTTDVVNTGRYSDILTMSRPLSEQEREIIQKQVNEGYQTFISKAAEGRNMNLSQMKELAAGRVWSGSEALERGLIDKLGGLQDAISVAASSAGLEDGDYSVRYYPEEKDFFTKLAEGFNSKTEERIARQQLGEYYQYLKLMKKLNSYQGMQARMPFEMQVK